A part of Drosophila willistoni isolate 14030-0811.24 unplaced genomic scaffold, UCI_dwil_1.1 Seg143.1, whole genome shotgun sequence genomic DNA contains:
- the LOC6648858 gene encoding E3 ubiquitin-protein ligase KCMF1, with translation MASHWNVHCNGCGSGNLVHYRYKCLRCEDFDLCADCHENKVETGDHKSTHPFQCLLDRAARELFFAGEPIPELCAESFTCPICGEMGHTRKDLIKHAQSKHQGDCTAVICPLCVTLASTHPEWVINIVGHLNLHHGEGILRMSSLSGAAGTNAGTSGGSGAAGGGGGTFGTSPFSLNSTGRTSGFSGTGSGGGTVATDGFQYRTISSPSILRTSGAHGNANNSSSSGLSGTASVNVADAPQSHHVQIVEGPQPTEAPAQRVRVLMIPPHAESEDLTDSEVYEDSD, from the coding sequence ATGGCTTCTCACTGGAATGTGCATTGCAATGGATGTGGTTCTGGAAACTTAGTCCATTATCGTTACAAATGCTTGCGCTGTGAGGATTTCGATTTGTGTGCCGACTGCCATGAGAATAAGGTGGAGACAGGTGACCATAAGAGTACCCATCCATTCCAATGTCTGTTGGATCGGGCCGCACGCGAATTGTTCTTTGCTGGGGAACCCATACCGGAGCTATGTGCGGAAAGCTTCACATGTCCCATATGCGGTGAGATGGGGCACACACGGAAGGACTTAATTAAGCATGCTCAGTCCAAGCATCAAGGCGACTGCACGGCTGTCATTTGTCCACTGTGTGtcaccttggcatccacccaTCCCGAATGGGTGATCAATATCGTTGGCCATTTGAATTTGCATCATGGCGAAGGCATATTACGCATGAGCAGTCTCAGTGGTGCCGCTGGTACTAATGCTGGTACTAGTGGTGGCAGCGGAGCTgctggcggcggcggtggtaCCTTTGGTACTTCACCATTCAGTCTCAATTCAACTGGACGTACATCGGGCTTTAGCGGCACAGGCAGCGGCGGTGGTACAGTTGCCACAGATGGCTTTCAATATAGAACCATTTCGTCTCCCAGTATTTTGCGTACCTCGGGTGCTCATGGCAATGCCAATAATTCGAGCAGCAGCGGTTTGTCAGGTACAGCTTCTGTCAATGTTGCAGATGCCCCTCAAAGCCATCATGTGCAGATTGTTGAGGGTCCACAGCCGACAGAGGCTCCGGCGCAGAGAGTGCGTGTCCTAATGATTCCACCGCATGCTGAGTCCGAGGATCTGACCGATAGTGAAGTGTATGAAGACAGCGACTAG
- the LOC6648856 gene encoding UPF0746 protein DDB_G0281095, whose amino-acid sequence MKKKNLVVPVQVENSSDVGPTEVKSKIQVVEQKPLKVTGFITKSGDIYEIDGKQSPIGSIEGRQAIEEQIVCNYGNVVVYSDVPCEQVGSNVQVGQVHNIKRKRPQNNQPEDAGEVAEQANGDMLPQKEDENEQDQQQQQQQQQVNNHPRGQQNPQRRRRRRRPSNAAQQQRRRRNGSGSGNGNGGVRRRIVRKRIVPGNGNNRRRNGQNQQQQIRRRRPNQRRGQQQQNNNNQQQRRRQQQRRRQQQQRLRRQQPQQQRRRQQQNQQRRRRLNNNNTINQV is encoded by the exons ATGAAAAAGAAGAATTTGGTGGTTCCCGTTCAGGTTGAAAACTCATCAGATGTGGGGCCAACCGAAGTGAAATCAAAGATTCAGGTGGTCGAACAGAAGCCATTGAAGGTAACTGGTTTTATAACCAAATCGGGTGATATCTATGAAATTGATGGCAAGCAATCGCCCATTGGCAGTATTGAGGGACGCCAAGCGATTGAGG AACAAATTGTATGCAATTATGGCAATGTTGTGGTTTATAGTGATGTTCCCTGTGAGCAGGTGGGCAGCAACGTTCAAGTGGGTCAGGTGCATAATATTAAAAGGAAACGGCCACAGAATAATCAGCCAGAAGATGCTGGCGAAGTAGCTGAGCAAGCTAATGGGGATATGTTGCCGCAAAAAGAGGACGAGAACGAACAagaccagcagcagcagcaacagcaacaacaggtCAATAATCATCCACGTGGCCAGCAGAATCCACAAAGACGcagacgtcgtcgtcgtccttCGAATGCTGCTCAGCAGCAGAGAAGACGTCGCAACGGCAGCGGcagtggcaatggcaatggcggAGTACGACGTCGCATTGTTCGCAAACGCATTGTGCCAGGTAACGGTAATAATCGTCGTCGTAACGGTCAgaaccagcagcaacagatacgtcgtcgtcgtcccaATCAGCGTCGaggacaacagcaacaaaacaacaataatcaGCAGCAACGTCGTCGTCAGCAGCAACGTCGTCGTCAGCAACAGCAGAGACTACGTCGCCAGCAGCCCCAGCAGCAACGTCGACGCCAGCAGCAGAACCAGCAGCGTCGCCGACGtctcaacaacaataacaccATTAACCAGGTCTAA
- the LOC6648857 gene encoding integumentary mucin C.1, producing MRAVTILLLGVILMGSCSLLIEAYPQDSSTTTTTTTTTTTTTPKPKEESSSSSTTPSTTTTSTTTTTEKPKSDSSSTTTTSTTTTPKPTTTTTAATTTTTTTTTAKPDDELEKLLQQCAELSHRHKRDDDSSEEDDDHDHRSGKKERKKLKKMCKQLRKQQERKQEKEQRDSQSELADALRAYNRRNKHRN from the coding sequence ATGCGTGCGGTTACAATATTGTTGTTGGGTGTGATATTAATGGGCAGTTGTTCCTTGCTGATAGAGGCCTATCCTCAAGATAGctcaacgacaacaacaacaacaacaacaacaacgacaacaacaccCAAGCCAAAGGAGGAAAGCTCAAGTAGTAGCACCACCCCCtcaaccaccaccacctccacTACCACCACTACAGAGAAGCCTAAGAGTGATAGCTCttcgacaacaacaacctcaacaacaaccacaccaaaaccaaccacaacaacaacagcagcaacaacaacaacaacaacgacaacaacagccaAACCCGATGACGAACTAGAGAAACTATTACAACAATGCGCCGAATTGAGCCATCGTCACAAACGTGACGACGACTCCTCCGAGGAGGATGACGATCATGATCACAGGTCGGGTAAAAAGGAGCGCAAGAAGCTCAAGAAGATGTGCAAACAACTGAGAAAGCAACAGGAACGCAAACAGGAGAAGGAGCAGCGCGATTCCCAATCGGAATTGGCCGACGCACTGCGAGCCTACAATCGGCGTAACAAGCACAGAAACTAA